AGGAAAATCCCAATGGGAGGAGCGATGAAGGGAAGCATCAAGGAAATCAGGGAATTGGTCATTCCAAGCCTACTGGTTACCACAAACAAGGGGACCACCAGAATGGGGAAAGGGATCATGGTTGAGGAAAGAAGAACCGCAAACAGCTTTCCCCGTCCCTTGAAGCGAAACTTTGCGAATGCGTAGCCTGCCAAGCTTGTGATCACCAAGGCCAACAATGTGGTAAACAAGGCAACAATCAAGCTATTGAGGATCCAACGGGAGAACGGCCACGAGGAAAACAATCTTGCATAGTTTCCACCGTCCAGACTCTTTGGCAAGAATGTAGCCGGCTGAAAAATCTCCTCGGTTGTCTTGAATGACGAACTGACCATCCAGATAAAGGGAAGCAGCATAAATGCGCCACCAACCCATACCACAATATTCATCACCCAGGCACCGGCTGAAAGACGACTGAATTTTCTCATAGGTCACTCTCCTTTCTCAGCTTCATCTGTACTGCAGAGAATGAGGCAATGGCAATAAACAATACCAGGCCAATTGCCGATGCATAGCCAAAGCGGAACTGCGTGAACCCTCTCAGGTAGAGGTACTGCACCACCGATCTGGTTGCATTGGAAGGACCACCCC
This sequence is a window from uncultured Sphaerochaeta sp.. Protein-coding genes within it:
- a CDS encoding carbohydrate ABC transporter permease; its protein translation is MRKFSRLSAGAWVMNIVVWVGGAFMLLPFIWMVSSSFKTTEEIFQPATFLPKSLDGGNYARLFSSWPFSRWILNSLIVALFTTLLALVITSLAGYAFAKFRFKGRGKLFAVLLSSTMIPFPILVVPLFVVTSRLGMTNSLISLMLPFIAPPIGIFLMNQYASYVPNALLDSAKIDGAGDLRIFFQIALPIMVPALASLGIITFINSWNNFLWPLIAIRQELSMTLPIGMANMLTGVSAGSAPPYGPAMAASTLVCIPTVAIFLAVQKYYIRGLTAGAVKQ